One Archocentrus centrarchus isolate MPI-CPG fArcCen1 chromosome 10, fArcCen1, whole genome shotgun sequence genomic region harbors:
- the LOC115787453 gene encoding uncharacterized protein LOC115787453 produces MMTASVFLGGSLFVLLIVNLYSFPLEKGSNPSTPYSRSNTNTAANVASNQGGPSASLSPGLVPYSPQYRGVLVPIQHPGLSQYAVQSDPTGYVTAGVSQPAQAGGYTAGSVQTGVPVQPAAGSNFGASSSTSNTNAAANVALSQGGPSAYSSVAVPYNTQYGGVPLQQPGLSQYAVQGLPATYASSSLSAPAQAGGSTASSTQTGGAVQPQSEINWAVPPPKLGEETSPSAQGLASSTGDSLGPVLPPLPAYQPGELSHFEKAAEAGDYQSETEELGRRTVPATMEAAAAAVAAAGGLASPVFSAQQFGMGGFWGNPYPYFDFMFLTGQYPVGTVSHFSQNYEQGRDYAHSTHYLKDQPFYPSFDQQIVTIPGGQSLQNPSLYTSPVLRGYYQGSTQTPITGVLRTSD; encoded by the exons ATGATGACTGCAAGTGTCTTCTTGGG GGGTTCCctctttgttttgctgattGTAAATTTATACAGCTTTCCTCTTGAGAAAG GCTCTAATCCCAGCACTCCCTACAGTAGgagtaacacaaacacagcagctaaTGTTGCCTCAAACCAGGGAGGACCTTCAGCTAGCTTGTCTCCCGGACTTGTTCCTTACAGCCCTCAATACAGAGGGGTTTTAGTGCCCATCCAGCATCCAGGTCTATCTCAATATGCTGTCCAGAGTGACCCGACAGGATATGTCACCGCCGGTGTGTCCCAACCTGCTCAGGCAGGAGGATATACAGCCGGCTCTGTACAAACTGGGGTGCCTGTTCAACCTGCAGCTG GTTCAAATTTTGGCGCTTCCTCAAGCACAAGCAACACAAATGCTGCTGCTAATGTTGCCTTAAGCCAGGGAGGACCTTCTGCCTACTCCTCTGTAGCAGTGCCTTACAATACTCAGTATGGAGGGGTCCCATTGCAGCAGCCTGGTCTCTCTCAATATGCTGTCCAGGGCTTGCCAGCAACATATGCCAGCTCCAGTTTGTCTGCTCCTGCTCAGGCAGGAGGCTCCACAGCCAGCTCTACACAAACCGGGGGGGCTGTTCAACCTCAGTCGG AAATCAACTGGGCCGTTCCACCTCCCAAACTCGGTGAGGAAACTTCGCCCAGCGCTCAAGGTCTTGCCTCCAGCACAGGTGACTCGCTGGGTCCAGTTCTGCCACCATTACCTGCATACCAACCAGGAGAATTGTCCCACTTTGAGAAGGCTGCTGAGGCTGGCGATTACCAGTCTGAGACAGAAGAACTAGGCCGCCGGACTGTCCCAGCTACGATGGAGGCTGCTGCGGCAgctgtggctgctgcaggtGGGCTGGCATCCCCAGTCTTCAGTGCACAACAGTTTGGAATGGGTGGCTTCTGGGGTAATCCCTATCCTTACTTTGACTTCATGTTCCTGACTGGCCAGTACCCTGTGGGCACAGTGAGTCACTTCAGCCAGAACTACGAGCAGGGACGAGACTACGCTCACAGCACTCACTACCTGAAAGACCAGCCTTTCTACCCCAGCTTTGATCAACAGATTGTGACCATTCCAGGAGGTCAGAGCCTTCAGAATCCCAGCTTGTATACAAGTCCTGTGCTGAGAGGCTACTACCAGGGCAGCACACAAACTCCCATCACAGGTGTTCTACGG ACAAGCGATTAG